From one Candidatus Eisenbacteria bacterium genomic stretch:
- a CDS encoding GerMN domain-containing protein encodes MGTSKTRASKRLNFVLFIIVCLLAIVLVVTFSKRRAGVEKPGEPVTKPSEEVEVGTKAVILYFGSEDGTEPIETTRDIMASAEPSTLLASIMRELISGPTGKGIGVLPPGTLLRSAYIAGRTAYLDFSGELKSGFTGGSTEEYLILASIVRTVSANFVDITHVQILVEGSSVDSLGGHYDLTEPLSVFDWQ; translated from the coding sequence ATGGGCACATCAAAAACCAGAGCATCCAAGAGGCTCAACTTCGTCCTTTTCATTATTGTGTGCCTTCTCGCCATAGTCTTGGTCGTCACTTTCTCCAAACGCAGAGCCGGCGTAGAGAAACCCGGCGAACCCGTGACCAAGCCCTCGGAAGAAGTCGAGGTCGGAACAAAGGCCGTGATTCTATATTTCGGCTCGGAAGACGGGACCGAACCCATCGAGACCACGCGGGACATCATGGCTTCCGCAGAGCCTTCGACGCTGCTCGCAAGCATCATGAGAGAACTCATTTCGGGTCCGACGGGCAAGGGGATCGGCGTTCTTCCTCCGGGAACTCTACTGAGGAGTGCCTACATTGCGGGCAGGACTGCGTATCTGGATTTTTCGGGGGAATTGAAGAGTGGTTTCACGGGAGGCTCGACGGAAGAGTATTTGATCCTGGCTTCGATAGTTCGTACCGTGTCGGCGAACTTCGTCGACATCACGCACGTGCAGATATTGGTGGAGGGAAGTTCGGTCGATTCGCTGGGGGGGCATTACGACCTGACCGAGCCCCTGAGCGTGTTTGATTGGCAATAG